One region of Bombus affinis isolate iyBomAffi1 chromosome 3, iyBomAffi1.2, whole genome shotgun sequence genomic DNA includes:
- the LOC126914258 gene encoding uncharacterized protein LOC126914258 — protein sequence MLNGDDDVGVEEFIKEVSSMKDRCMEQDLLLKAIKAEKIVGKAAQSIRNIPIECYSDLYNALRNNVAAQVTSEEYREQLKELRQGREESVQSFNIRFRRILNRLLYAVTNEYPQPLLRKLMIEETTKKIVRVYLKGFRREIGRTLLIIEPLNLEEAEKKAADLERYSRKERQANWSSSRLPSASNRLNNQSMQVRRSNTLSRSPNAPVAQKPTTFDRVENGPPAKRAQLNDIGKNDSRT from the exons atgctcaacggagacgatgatgtaggtgtggaagaatttatcaaagaagtgagcagtatgaaagaccgttgcatggagcaagatttattgctaaaagcaataaaggcagaaaaaatcgtaggaaaagcagctcaaagtatccgcaacatccccattgagtgctacagtgatctgtacaacgcactgaggaacaatgtggcagctcaagtgacttcggaagaatatcgggaacaattaaaagagttgagacagggacgggaagaatcagtgcagagttttaatattcggttcagaagaatactcaaccgtttactgtacgcagtaacaaacgagtacccacaaccacttctacgcaagctaatgatcgaagaaactacaaagaagattgtccgtgtgtacctaaagggatTCAGGCGCGAaataggccgaacattattaatcattgaacccttgaatcttgaagaagctgaaaagaaagcagccgacttagaacgctactcacgaaaagaacggcaagccaattggtcaagtagtcgcttgccttccgctagtaatcgcctcaacaatcaatcaatgcag gtaagacgatctaatacactatctagatcgcctaacgcaccagtagctcagaaacctaccacattcgACCGAGTAGAGAATGGGCCACCCGCTAAACGCGCGCAactgaa cGATATtgggaaaaacgattcaagaacataa